The following proteins are co-located in the Labrys monachus genome:
- the rpsR gene encoding 30S ribosomal protein S18 codes for MATAPGRRPFFRRRKTCPFSGPNAPKIDYKDVKLLQRYISERGKIVPSRITAVSAKKQRELAQAIKRSRFLGLLPYVIG; via the coding sequence ATGGCAACCGCACCAGGACGCCGTCCGTTCTTCCGCCGCCGCAAGACCTGCCCGTTCTCGGGCCCCAACGCGCCGAAGATCGACTACAAGGACGTGAAGCTGCTGCAGCGCTACATTTCCGAGCGCGGCAAGATCGTTCCTTCCCGCATCACGGCCGTTTCGGCCAAGAAGCAGCGCGAGCTGGCCCAGGCCATCAAGCGCTCGCGCTTCCTGGGCCTCCTGCCCTACGTGATCGGCTGA
- a CDS encoding DUF2232 domain-containing protein, which produces MTRETPIGLGAGLAAAALMLAPLGGSVMGVVLMIFAALPITLVTLGWGYRAGLVAAVSAMVLLAVVLDISDGLSFGVTIALPAWGLAYLAIADRRTADEGRGRIPLGTLVVVAAVLSAAIVLIAAISFSTSYADIVSRLEQTLTESAHVLFGIPKEHPLVIPDVEDATAFLRLLSYVALPLSAISATIGSLCGLWLSARIARISGRLPRPWPDVAALRLPWWALALLAGGGIVSMLPDIYGLAGQLLLAAMIGAFSVQGFAVVHFVTRGRATRPMLLAIVYLLCFVMSWFAFGALAVVGVLDLIFNLRRLSGPGGWPRSPQRPK; this is translated from the coding sequence ATGACACGCGAAACGCCCATCGGACTCGGCGCGGGCCTTGCGGCCGCCGCTCTCATGCTCGCCCCGCTGGGCGGCTCGGTCATGGGTGTCGTCCTCATGATTTTCGCGGCCCTCCCGATCACGCTTGTCACGCTGGGCTGGGGCTATCGTGCCGGCCTCGTCGCCGCGGTTTCGGCCATGGTGCTGCTCGCGGTCGTCCTCGACATATCCGACGGCCTGTCCTTCGGCGTGACCATCGCGCTTCCGGCCTGGGGTCTTGCCTATCTGGCGATCGCCGACAGGCGGACCGCCGATGAAGGGCGCGGGCGGATTCCCCTCGGCACGCTCGTCGTCGTCGCCGCCGTCCTCAGTGCGGCGATCGTTCTCATCGCGGCGATCTCGTTCAGCACCTCCTATGCCGATATCGTGAGCCGCCTGGAGCAGACCCTCACCGAGTCCGCGCATGTCCTGTTCGGGATTCCGAAGGAGCACCCCCTCGTCATTCCCGACGTCGAGGATGCCACGGCATTCCTGCGGCTGCTCAGCTATGTCGCGCTGCCGCTGTCGGCCATCTCGGCCACCATCGGCAGCCTCTGCGGCCTGTGGCTTTCGGCCCGCATCGCACGCATATCGGGGCGGCTCCCCCGCCCCTGGCCCGACGTCGCCGCCTTGCGCCTGCCGTGGTGGGCCCTCGCGCTGCTGGCGGGCGGAGGTATCGTCTCGATGCTTCCGGACATCTACGGCCTCGCCGGGCAATTGCTGCTCGCGGCGATGATCGGGGCCTTCTCGGTGCAGGGCTTCGCCGTCGTGCATTTCGTGACGCGCGGCAGGGCGACGCGGCCGATGCTGCTCGCGATCGTCTATCTGCTCTGCTTCGTCATGAGCTGGTTCGCCTTCGGTGCGCTCGCCGTCGTCGGCGTCCTCGATCTCATCTTCAATCTGCGGCGCCTCTCGGGTCCGGGTGGCTGGCCGCGATCCCCGCAAAGACCAAAGTGA